The genomic DNA CTCAACGCCGATTTGCCCGAAGCGCCCCTCGGTTCGCAGGGAGGCATCGATCTGGGCCGATCGACGTCCGGGGTGCACCTGGAACAAGAACCAAAGCTGACGGAATTCGAACGGCGGCAATTGGCCAAACGCAAACGGCGGACGCGGATGATCGCGATGCTGGCCGCCGTGAGTCTGTTTTTAATCGTGGTGATCATCCTGGTGATCGTTGTCAAAAGTGGCGACGCGTGATGCGGTCGTTTTCGACCGATTGGATGCCTGGTAAGCCGCACAACCTTTTGCAATTGAGTGTCTCAATGTTTCGATGTTTTGCGTTGTTGTGGGTGATGTTCTGTAGTAGCGTCGTGGCGTCGGAACCGGCGGAGCTGCGCTTGGCGACCTTTTCGGCTGACATCACGATTCCGCTGGGGCATCGTTGCATGGGCGTTTTGCCGACGAAGGCGTTGCGCATCGAAGATCCGTTGGAAGCCCGCGGCCTGGTGCTGTTGGGATCGGGCCCGCCGGTGGTGCTTGTTGCATTGGATTGGTGCGAAGTTCGCAACGGTGCGTATGATCAATGGCGCGATCAGATCGCCCAGGCGGCGAACACCGTCCGCAATCGAGTGCTTGTTTGTTCGCTGCATCAGCACGACGCACCGGTTACCGACAGCGGTGCCCAAGCGCTGTTGGACCGTGTCGGCATGCAGGGCGAACTGTACGATGTCGCCTTTCACGCGGATTGCATCGCTCGCGTGGCCGAAGCGATTCGCAAGGCGATCCCGTTGGCTCAGCCGCTGACACACGTTGCCGCCAGTCAAGCCAAGGTGGACCAGATCGCGTCGAACCGCAGGGTCGAGTATCCCGATGGCCGGGTCGGTTACGACCGGGGCAGTCGGATGAGTCCCGATTCGCCAGCGGCGCTGGCTGACGCCGGAGAGATCGATCCGTTTCTCAAAACGATCCACTTCTACAACCAGGATCGCGAACTGGCGGTGATCTCATCGTATGCCACGCATCCGATGAGCTATTACGGGCAAGGGGGCGTGACCGCCGACTTTGTTGGCATGGCTCGACGGCGACGCCAATTGGATACCGAAGGGAGCATGCAGATCTACACCACCGGCTGCAGCGGCGACGTGACGGCTGGAAAATACAACGATGGAGCGGCGGCGACGCGTGCGGTTTTGGCAGATCGGCTGTATCAAGCGATGGTTCAGTCGGCGGCGGTGGCCCAACGCCAACCGATTTCCGAATACCGTTTCCGATGCGAAACGTTGCAGCTGCCGTTTCACGAAGGGGATGAGTTCACGCGCGAGGCGATGACCGCGGTATTGGAAGACGAACAGGCCAGCGAGAAGAATCGGATTTTGGCGGCGATGGGGCTGAGTTCGTTGGATCGTTTGGAGCGTCAGCCGATCGATTTGCCCTGTCTCGATTTAGGGATTGCTCAGATCGTGTTGTTGCCAGGGGAATCGTTTGTCGGATACCAATTGATGGCGCAACGCTTGCATCCGGATTCATTTGTGATGGCGATCGGATTCGGCGAAAGCTGGACGGGATATATCCCTACGAAACGGGCCTTTGACGAAGGCTTTGGCCACAGCTGGCGGTGGGTCGGCCGCGGTTGCGAGGCGATCATTCGCCAACAGCTGACGCGGGTGTTGGCGGAATAACCCGCCAATGGGAGGCAAATTGCACGCCCAGTTGGCCTCGGTTGCCCGTTATGATCCTAGCCGCAAGGCTTCTTTATGGTAGAATCCTCGGCGTGAACCTATGTCTGCGCGTTCGTTGCGTTCCGCTACCGGTGGCCGTTGGGGCGTAAGCGACGCGGTCGGACGATGCACGCAGCATCCTATCTCCCTTTTGTTTGAATCTGTGCTTTATCGGTTTGATTGATGAACGAATCCAACGCTGAAAACCTCGAAAACGCTGTTCCCCCGCAATCCTCCACAGCCGATGCACAGCCTCCCATCGATGCTGGTGACGCCGCGACTCCATCGCCCGCGCCCCTAGCGGCTGACGATGCGACGTTGTCCGACGCAGCGGCCGCACTTGCGGCGGCCGCCGATTCGCCGGCTCCCGCATCGGGAAGCGGTCCGTTAGCCGGTCGGCCCAGCGGCCCGTTGGCGCGGCGTTCACCTGGGCATCAACCCAGTTCGCCGCCTCCATCGGCCGGCCGTCCCGGATCACCGTTGCCCGTTCCACAACGGCCTAAAAAGCCGGCGGCCCCCGCCGCGGAAGGAGCTGCAACGGAGACGGGCGGCGAAGCGGCGAAGCCCGAGAAACCGAAGCACGTTGGCAAAGAGAAACATCCGCCACGCGGCAAACAGATCGCTCCGCCACCAACTCCGCGGATTATGGTCCCCAGCAAACGCGCCCCTTTGTCGGACGACTTGGAAGAAATGTTAGCCCGCGAATTGGCCGGCTCGGGACTTGAAGAGATTCTTGGCGGCCAAGCGGGCATGCCGATGCGCGATGCTTTGGTCGAAGGCCAACGCGTGCAAGCGAAAGTGATCAAGAAGAATGTCGATGCCGTGTTTGTCTCGTTGGGTGGTCCCGACGAAGGGGCGGTCGCATTTGAACAATTCAAAGAGGAACCTGAAATCGGTGCTTCGGTCGAAGTCATCGTGCGTGGGTTCAACAACGACGACGGGATGTACATGTTGGCGCTGCCTGGTCAAGCGCTCGACGCCAGCGACTGGGATGAGTTAGAAGAAGGAGACGTCGTCGAAGCGTATGTCGAATCGGTCTGTAACGGCGGTGTCGACGTCAAGGTCGGTTCGCTGCGCGGCTTCATTCCGATCAGCCAATTGTCGGAGTTCCGCATTGAAGACGCGGCGGAGTTCGTTGACAAAAAGCTGATGTGCGTTGTCAACGAGTGCAATCCACGCCGCAAGAACTTGGTGCTCAGCCACCGTGCGATCCTCGAACGCGAACGCGAGGAACGCCGCCAAGAACAGATGGCCAAGATCGCTGTGGGCGATGTCTTGGAAGGAACCGTCCGCAACGTCTTGGACTTTGGCGCGTTTGTCGATCTCGGGGGCGTCGAAGGGCTGATCCACATCAGCAAGCTCAGCTGGGATCGAATCAAGCATCCTAGTGAAGTGATCGAGACGGGCCAAAAGGTGAAGGTCCGGATCGACAAGATCGATGAGGCCACCGGCAAGATCGGACTTTCCTATCGAGATCTGCTGGAACAACCTTGGGACAACATCGACAGCAATTTCCCTGTCGGTTCGACGGTCACCGGTACCGTCACGCGGACCGCCGATTTCGGGGCCTTTGTTCGTTTGGGAACCGGCATCGAAGGGCTGATCCACATTTCCGAACTCGCCCATCATCGCGTCTTTAAGGTCGACAACGTGGTCAAAGTCGACGATGTGATCGAGGTGAAGATTCTCTCGGTCGACAAAGATTCGCAGCGGATCGGATTGTCGCTGAAGGCGACTCAGGTGAAACCGCAGACCGAGGAAGAGAAGGCGAAAGAGGCGGCTGAGGCAATCGATGAACCGGCACCCGAGCCGTACATCAAGAAACGCCACGTCGGTCCGCTCAAGGGTGGCAAAGATGCGGATGCCGGCGGAGCCAAGTTTGGTTTGAAGTGGTAGAAGGGGCGATGCCGTTTGAGACTGAGCTCAGGGAACTGCCGCCACCATGGCGGCAGATCAGCCTTCGGTTCGGTTGCTGTCTTTGGGGTACGACCCCAGGATATCGCGGCGAACCGTAAAAGCTTTCAGATCTTCAATCGCAGCTTTCACTGGGGCGTCCTGTTTGTGCCCCTCCAATTCGACGAAGAACAGATATTCATTGGGCCCGGCGGGCATCGGATAGGATTCGATCCAGGTTAGATTCAGGTTATGGGTTTTGAAGACGTTCATTGCATCGGCCAAGGCGCCGGGGCGATGGATGATTTGCAGGACCAAAGCCGTCTTGTCGTTGCCACTGGAATCGGGTTCATGGGCTCCCAGTACAGCAAATCGTGTGACGTTGTTGGGGTTGTCTTCGATGCTGGCCGCGATCACGTTTAAGCCGTACTCACGCCCGGCCGCTTCGCTAGCGATTGCGGCAACCCCTGGTTTTTCGGCCGCCAGTTTGGCCGCCGCGGCGGTGCTGGAGAGCTCTTTCAGCTGCGCCGCCGGCATGTGTTGGGCCAACCAGCCTCGGCATTGCGATAGCGCTTGCGGCTTGCTGTAAATTTCAACGATCTGTTCGCGCGGCGTGCGGCTCAATAGATAGTGGTGGATTGGCAGCAGCACTTCGCCACAGATATTGACGGGGGTTTGCACGAACATCCCCAGCGTATCGACCACGCGGCCGTCGGTTGAATTTTCGACGGGAACGATGCCCATCGCGGCTTGGCCCCGACCCACCGCATCAAAAACGGCGGCGATGGTTGTTTCTGGGGTGAACGATGCGGCGTCGCCAAAGTATTTGATCGCGGCCAGATGGCTGTAGCTGTGCTGAGGGCCCAGGTAAGCGATCCGGCAGGTTTCCAGTTCCGCATTGGACAGACTGGCGACGTGCCGCAGCAGCGTTCGCAAGCGATCGGGATCGATCCGATGCGTGGCAGCGCTTTGCTTGACCGTCGATTCGATCCGCGCGCTGACATCTGCTGGCGATTCCGCAGCGTTTTCCTGACGCAGGATTTCCATGCGTTGCCCGACTAGGTCAAGGATGGCTCGATCGATCTCGTTGAGGCGTTCAGGGTCTCGCGGCATCGTGGATTGGCTCTTCGAGGGTGTCAGGATGGCTGAGTTGCCGGTGCTCCAACGACACGGCAAAATTCATACGGGCGAAGTCTGTCATTTTGACCGGCAACGCATTGCTCATCGAAACCGAAACGGGCTCAAAAGTCAAACTGGAGCCGTGACGATGACGAATATTAGGCGGTTGGAACCGCAAAACGGTGCCTGATGTACCGAAACGTACAGGAATTGCAGTTTTTTGGAAGCCGTGGTTTGGTTCTGGCACGCTCTTTGCTTTTGTTCACATTCGTTCGCGTGACGGCCAAACATGTCGCCGACCGAACGAGACGCGGCACGACATGCAATGCTCCACAGGGCGAGCTTTGTCGCACAACGAATAGACTAAAATTCTGACGATACGACTGGAGGAGAGATCCATGGCACAAGGCGAAAAAATTATTGGTATCGACTTGGGGACCACCAACAGCGTCGTTGCCATCATGGAAGGTAACGATCCCAAGGTGATTCCCAATGCGGAAGGCAACCGTTTAACTCCCAGCGTGGTGGCGTTCACCGACAAAGCGGAAACGATCGTCGGCGAACCGGCGCGTCGCCAAGCGGTCACCAACCCAACGCGAACGATCTATTCGGCGAAGCGTTTCATGGGCCGCCGGCACAACGAAGTTCATTCCGAAGAGAAGATCGTCCCATACGAAGTGACCGGTGCGGAATCCGACTTCGTCAAAATCAAGGTGGGCGACAAGGAATACACGCCGCAAGAAATCTCGGCAAAGGTGCTTCGTAAGCTGAAGGAAGCTGCCGAATCCTACTTGGGGCACAAGGTCAACAAGGCGGTCATCACCGTTCCCGCGTACTTCAATGACAGCCAACGACAAGCCACCAAAGATGCGGGTGACATCGCGGGTCTGGAAGTGATGCGGATCATCAACGAACCGACGGCTGCGGCGATCGCGTACGGACTGGATAAGAAGAAGGATGAAAAGATCATCGTCTTCGATCTGGGGGGTGGTACGTTCGACGTGTCGGTTCTGGAAGTTGCCGATTCGGGCGACGACGAGAGTTCGACGCGCGTCTTCCAAGTGGTCAGCACCAGTGGCGATACGCACCTCGGTGGCGACGACTTCGATGAAGCTTTGATCGGTTACGTTGCCAGCGAATTCAAGAAAGATCACGCAATCGATCTGCGCAGCGACCCCATGGCACTGCAGCGTTTGCAAGAAGCGTGCGAAAAAGCAAAGAAAGAATTGAGCACGCTGCCAGAAACCGACATCAACCTGCCATTTATCACGATGGATCAAACCGGGCCCAAGCACCTGACGATGAAGGTCACGCGGGCGAAGTTTGAAGAGTTGATTGCCGATCTGATCCAACGTTGCCGTAAGCCTGTATTGCAGGCACTGGAAGACGCCGGGATGAAGCCTAGCGACATCGACGAGGTCGTCTTGGTGGGTGGTAGCACGCGTGTTCCTAAGGTTCGCGAAGTTGTTAAAGAGATCTTCGGCAAAGACCCTCACCAGGGTGTGAACCCCGATGAAGTGGTTGCGATCGGTGCTGCGATCCAAGGTAGCGTTCTGGCGGGTGATCGTACCGACGTGTTGCTGTTGGATGTCTGCCCATTGACCCTGGGGATCGAAACCGAAGGTGGTGTGATGACACCACTGGTCGAACGCAACACGACGATTCCGGTGGAGAAGAAGAATACGTTCAGCACCGCTGCGGACAACCAAACCGCGGTCACCGTCCGCGTTTTCCAAGGTGAACGCAAGATGGCGGCGCAGAATCGATTGTTGGGCGACTTCAACCTCGAAGGGATTC from Rosistilla carotiformis includes the following:
- a CDS encoding 30S ribosomal protein S1, translated to MNESNAENLENAVPPQSSTADAQPPIDAGDAATPSPAPLAADDATLSDAAAALAAAADSPAPASGSGPLAGRPSGPLARRSPGHQPSSPPPSAGRPGSPLPVPQRPKKPAAPAAEGAATETGGEAAKPEKPKHVGKEKHPPRGKQIAPPPTPRIMVPSKRAPLSDDLEEMLARELAGSGLEEILGGQAGMPMRDALVEGQRVQAKVIKKNVDAVFVSLGGPDEGAVAFEQFKEEPEIGASVEVIVRGFNNDDGMYMLALPGQALDASDWDELEEGDVVEAYVESVCNGGVDVKVGSLRGFIPISQLSEFRIEDAAEFVDKKLMCVVNECNPRRKNLVLSHRAILEREREERRQEQMAKIAVGDVLEGTVRNVLDFGAFVDLGGVEGLIHISKLSWDRIKHPSEVIETGQKVKVRIDKIDEATGKIGLSYRDLLEQPWDNIDSNFPVGSTVTGTVTRTADFGAFVRLGTGIEGLIHISELAHHRVFKVDNVVKVDDVIEVKILSVDKDSQRIGLSLKATQVKPQTEEEKAKEAAEAIDEPAPEPYIKKRHVGPLKGGKDADAGGAKFGLKW
- the pheA gene encoding prephenate dehydratase — protein: MPRDPERLNEIDRAILDLVGQRMEILRQENAAESPADVSARIESTVKQSAATHRIDPDRLRTLLRHVASLSNAELETCRIAYLGPQHSYSHLAAIKYFGDAASFTPETTIAAVFDAVGRGQAAMGIVPVENSTDGRVVDTLGMFVQTPVNICGEVLLPIHHYLLSRTPREQIVEIYSKPQALSQCRGWLAQHMPAAQLKELSSTAAAAKLAAEKPGVAAIASEAAGREYGLNVIAASIEDNPNNVTRFAVLGAHEPDSSGNDKTALVLQIIHRPGALADAMNVFKTHNLNLTWIESYPMPAGPNEYLFFVELEGHKQDAPVKAAIEDLKAFTVRRDILGSYPKDSNRTEG
- the dnaK gene encoding molecular chaperone DnaK, with protein sequence MAQGEKIIGIDLGTTNSVVAIMEGNDPKVIPNAEGNRLTPSVVAFTDKAETIVGEPARRQAVTNPTRTIYSAKRFMGRRHNEVHSEEKIVPYEVTGAESDFVKIKVGDKEYTPQEISAKVLRKLKEAAESYLGHKVNKAVITVPAYFNDSQRQATKDAGDIAGLEVMRIINEPTAAAIAYGLDKKKDEKIIVFDLGGGTFDVSVLEVADSGDDESSTRVFQVVSTSGDTHLGGDDFDEALIGYVASEFKKDHAIDLRSDPMALQRLQEACEKAKKELSTLPETDINLPFITMDQTGPKHLTMKVTRAKFEELIADLIQRCRKPVLQALEDAGMKPSDIDEVVLVGGSTRVPKVREVVKEIFGKDPHQGVNPDEVVAIGAAIQGSVLAGDRTDVLLLDVCPLTLGIETEGGVMTPLVERNTTIPVEKKNTFSTAADNQTAVTVRVFQGERKMAAQNRLLGDFNLEGIPPQPRGMPQIEVKFDIDQNGILNVSAKDLNSGKEAKVQIEQSGGLDDSEIERMKKDAEEHADEDRKLFELAEARNKANSLIHESEKQLKDNEEKLTDADKEPMNAVIKKVRDAVAGDDTAAIVSATSELEQAWQAFSKVLYEKAGAEGAAADGASAEPAPSADDDAIDAEFEVKDK